GTAATTGTTCTTATCCGACTTGTGAAAAGAAAGGAAAGTGTTGTGAATGTCTTCATTATCATTTAAAAAGAAGAGAGGTACCGGCTTGCTTTTTCTCCAAAGAAGTGGAAAGAACTTATGACCGCTCAATTGAGAATTTTATTAAGCATTATAAAGGATAGAATATGCTTGAGAAATTAATCAAGGAATATTCTAAAAAGGGAAAGTTTAATGACTATTTTGGCGAGATTGATATTCCCGAGAAAGATATTAAAAATTATCTTTCAGAAAATCTTTTAAGAAAGGATTTTGAATTTATTGAGGTTTCGGAAATAGAAGTGATTAGACATTTTATCCGTCTTTCGGCTTTGAATTACCATTTAGATAAAGGAATCTATCCCTTAGGAAGTTGCACGATGAAGCATAATCCAAAGGTGAACGAAGAAGTAGCAAGTTACGAAGGTTTTCTTTATCTCCATCCTTTACAAGAAGAAGAGGATATCCAAGGTGCTTTGCGATTGATGTATGAACTTATTTATTTCTTAAAAGAGATTTCGGGAATGGATTATGTTTCTTTGCAGCCGCCAGCCGGTGCGAGTGGTGAATTAACAGCAATGCTGGTTATCAAGAAATATTTTATGGATAAAAAAGAAGATAGAAAGATTGTTTTAATTCCTGATTCGGCTCACGGAACAAATCCGGCAAGTGTGAGTATGGCGGGATTTGTTGCTCAAACAATTAAATCTAATAGTGAAGGAATGATTGATTTAGAAGATTTGAAAAAGAATTTAAATAGTCAAGTTGCCTGTTTGATGATTACCAATCCTAATACTTTAGGAATTTTTGAAAAGAATATTAAATTGATTGCTGAAGAGTTACATAAATACGGTGCGCTCCTATATTTAGATGGTGCCAATTTGAATGCCTATTGCGGAATTCATCGACCAGGTGATGCTGGTGTTGATATTATGCATTTTAATCTTCACAAAACCTTTTCTACTCCGCACGGTGGTGGTGGTCCCGGAGCAGGTCCGGTTGGTGCCAAAGATTTTTTAGTTCCCTATTTGCCCAATCCGAAGATTGAAAAAAAGAATGAGAAATATTATCTTAAATATGATAAAGAGTCAATCGGCAAGACAGCAAGTTTTTATGGTAATTTTAATGTTTTTGTTAAGGCATATACTTACATAAGAATGAATGGAATAAAGGGCTTGAAGAAAGTTTCTCAGATTGCGGTTTTAAATGCCAGTTATTTAAGAAAGAGATTAGAAGAACTTGGTTTTTCTTGTGAATATAAAACCAACACTTTACACGAATTTGTTTTGACTTTGAAGGATTTTAAAAAACAGGATGTTAGGGCTTTGGATATTGCCAAAAGATTATTAGATTATTATTGTCATGCACCAACGGTATATTTTCCGTTAATTGTGTCTGAAGCCTTTATGATTGAGCCGACCGAAACCGAGCCAAAAGAAGAACTTGATAGATTTATTTCGGTAATGGCAAGGATAAAAGAGGAGATAAAAGAAAATCCGGAATTAGTAAAGAATGCGCCCCATAATACACCAGTAAGAAGATTAGATGAAGGAAAAGCCGGAAGAGAATTAATTGTAAAATGGAGTTAACTGAATTAGAAAGAGAAGAATTGATAAAGAAAATTGCCGAAAGGGTAGTTTCTTTGAGGTTAACACCATTAGCGATTGTTTTGTTAGAATCAAGTAAGCCATTATCTTTTGCTTTTAATCAACTTTTGGTATTTTTTCAGCCGATTGTTACTTCGGTAATTAATCCGGTACCTTATGAAAAGTTGGTTTTATTATTTGAAGATAGAAAT
The candidate division WOR-3 bacterium DNA segment above includes these coding regions:
- a CDS encoding DUF6485 family protein, whose protein sequence is MECNIKRNLSFCNCSYPTCEKKGKCCECLHYHLKRREVPACFFSKEVERTYDRSIENFIKHYKG
- the gcvPB gene encoding aminomethyl-transferring glycine dehydrogenase subunit GcvPB, which codes for MLEKLIKEYSKKGKFNDYFGEIDIPEKDIKNYLSENLLRKDFEFIEVSEIEVIRHFIRLSALNYHLDKGIYPLGSCTMKHNPKVNEEVASYEGFLYLHPLQEEEDIQGALRLMYELIYFLKEISGMDYVSLQPPAGASGELTAMLVIKKYFMDKKEDRKIVLIPDSAHGTNPASVSMAGFVAQTIKSNSEGMIDLEDLKKNLNSQVACLMITNPNTLGIFEKNIKLIAEELHKYGALLYLDGANLNAYCGIHRPGDAGVDIMHFNLHKTFSTPHGGGGPGAGPVGAKDFLVPYLPNPKIEKKNEKYYLKYDKESIGKTASFYGNFNVFVKAYTYIRMNGIKGLKKVSQIAVLNASYLRKRLEELGFSCEYKTNTLHEFVLTLKDFKKQDVRALDIAKRLLDYYCHAPTVYFPLIVSEAFMIEPTETEPKEELDRFISVMARIKEEIKENPELVKNAPHNTPVRRLDEGKAGRELIVKWS